A portion of the Trachemys scripta elegans isolate TJP31775 chromosome 11, CAS_Tse_1.0, whole genome shotgun sequence genome contains these proteins:
- the LOC117884789 gene encoding UDP-glucuronosyltransferase 1-1-like isoform X3, with protein sequence MASLFQGVCHLPAWILLFLPIWSLSDGEKLLVIPLDGSHWFSMHSVVHQLRQRGHEIVAVVPEVSVQIQPSEHYTMETYSVPYTKEYLEAEFKRLGHQIFTPQPFLEKFTKTVARIGNIMTLLFSSCKQLLSNKELITYLKESAFDAVLMDPMFLCGQIVAEYLSLPSVYFSRGIPCGLEFQATQCPNSASYIPKFFTSYTDHMTFPQRMWNVLVSSSEFLSCSLLYSSHEELIREFLQQDVTVPELLSHASIWLLRYDFVFEYPRPVMPNMVLIGGINCGQEKPLSQEFESIVNASGEHGFVVFSLGSMVSEIPMKKAKQIAEAFGTIPQTVLWRYTGETPPNLANNTKLIKWLPQNDLLAHPKARAFITHGGSHGIYEGICNGVPMVLMPLFGDQMDNAKRIESRGAGVTLNVLEMTSKDLSDALNAVINDKSYKENIMRLSALHLDRPIHPLDLAVYWVEFVMRHKGAQHLRPAAHDLNWIQYHSLDVIAFLMAVVLVATFISLKCCLFCCRKCFCKKGRVSKSSKSKAE encoded by the exons ATGGCTTCTCTGTTTCAAGGGGTTTGTCACCTACCTGCCTGGATTCTACTTTTTCTGCCCATTTGGAGCCTTTCTGACGGGGAAAAGCTCTTGGTGATTCCCCTAGATGGCAGTCACTGGTTCAGCATGCATTCAGTAGTACATCAGCTTCGGCAGAGAGGACATGAAATAGTAGCAGTTGTGCCAGAAGTAAGTGTTCAGATACAGCCATCAGAGCATTATACAATGGAAACATACTCTGTGCCATACACCAAGGAATACTTGGAAGCAGAATTTAAAAGACTGGGCCATCAAATATTTACACCTCAACCTTTCCTGGAAAAGTTCACTAAAACAGTCGCAAGAATAGGAAATATTATGACACTCTTATTCAGTTCCTGCAAACAGCTTCTGTCCAACAAAGAGCTGATCACCTACCTCAAAGAAAGTGCATTTGATGCTGTCTTGATGGATCCTATGTTTCTATGTGGACAAATAGTAGCCGAATATTTGTCCCTACCTTCTGTTTACTTCTCACGGGGAATTCCGTGCGGGCTAGAATTCCAGGCCACCCAGTGTCCAAACTCTGCTTCTTACATCCCCAAATTCTTCACCAGCTATACAGACCACATGACATTTCCCCAGCGTATGTGGAACGTCTTAGTCAGCTCATCAGAGTTCTTGAGCTGTTCCCTTCTTTATTCATCCCATGAAGAACTGATCAGGGAGTTCCTTCAACAAGATGTGACAGTGCCAGAGCTTTTAAGTCATGCATCTATTTGGCTTTTGAGATATGACTTTGTGTTTGAGTATCCGAGGCCTGTGATGCCCAACATGGTTTTAATTGGAGGCATAAACTGTGGCCAGGAGAAACCATTATCTCAg GAATTTGAAAGCATTGTGAATGCCTCTGGGGAACACGGCTTTGTGGTCTTCTCCTTGGGGTCAATGGTCTCTGAGATTCCCATGAAGAAAGCCAAGCAGATTGCTGAAGCCTTTGGAACAATACCTCAGACA GTTCTTTGGAGGTACACTGGAGAAACACCCCCCAACCTTGCAAACAACACAAAGCTAATCAAATGGCTGCCACAGAACGATCTACTTG CTCATCCCAAAGCCCGTGCCTTTATCACCCACGGAGGCTCACATGGAATCTATGAGGGGATATGCAATGGAGTGCCGATGGTTCTGATGCCATTATTTGGAGACCAGATGGACAATGCTAAGCGGATAGAGTCCCGGGGTGCGGGAGTGACGCTGAATGTACTTGAAATGACTTCTAAGGACCTATCAGATGCATTGAATGCAGTGATTAACGATAAAAG CTATAAAGAAAATATCATGCGTCTCTCAGCTCTTCACCTCGACAGACCTATCCATCCCCTTGATCTCGCGGTGTATTGGGTCGAGTTTGTGATGAGACACAAGGGGGCCCAGCATTTGCGGCCTGCAGCCCATGATCTCAACTGGATCCAGTACCACTCTCTGGATGTCATTGCTTTTCTCATGGCTGTCGTGCTCGTTGCCACCTTTATCTCTCTGAAGTGCTGCCTGTTCTGCTGCCGGAAGTGTTTCTGTAAAAAAGGAAGAGTGAGCAAATCGAGCAAATCAAAGGCAGAGTAA